Part of the Bacteriovorax stolpii genome, TTGTCTCTGATTGGATTTTTTGAATAAGTTTTTTATGAAGTTCTTCCAAAACGACAGGGTCAGTGGTGTTTAAGGCCTTTTTAAGGAAGGACTTTTTAGAGAGCCCTATGACATGAGGGTTTCTAAGCCCACGGGCCAGAAGCTCTCCTTCAAGCTCGCTGTAGCGATTAATCAGCGCCCAGTTTTGCTCATAGGTTTTAGAAAAACCAAACCCGGCATCAAAGAGAAGCTGGTCTTCCATCCCGAACTCCTTAAACCAGTTATAGGCCTTGTCAAAAGCATCAGCAGTGGCAGTGACAATATCTGTGGATTCATCCAGAAACTTCATGTGCTCTTGGACCTGTTGACGGGAAGGAATATGCGAAAAAGTGTAGATGTAAGCGAACTTCTTTCCTTTAAAAGATAAAAGAGCTGACTTTAATTTGTCGTCTAAAACGCCACTGACGTCGTTAAATATAAAACGAGCATCATCATGAAGAGCACCAAACATCTCACTCATCATCAAAAAACTTTGAGGTTTGTAGGTATCAAAAGAAACCATGCGCCCCTGGAAATTGTAGTCGCGACTGGCATCTAAGAAATCGCGAAAGCGCGCGACTTCTTCATCCAATGGAACAAAACTGTTCATGGGTGCTGTGGACTCAAAACCAAAATCACAAATGACACTCTTATCGGCGAGAAAAGATGTGAGTTGTTCTTCAAAATGTTTTTGATTAAGAGAGCGGCCTTTATCAGAAAAAGAGTCGGGAGTCCTGTTGATGACTCCCAAGCTCTTATATTGGTCAAAATTCATTAAGCTAGTACTGGGTCTAATCCTTTAGAAATTTTTGGCCCTTCATCTTTTGAAGAAGCATCAGATTTTTTTTCCGGTTTTAGTGGAACACCGATATCAATTCCCGCGACAACATCTTTGACTTGTTGGAAGTCGATTGTCTCCCATGCCATCAGAGCGTGGGCAAGGCGGTCAAGTCCATCTCTGTTTGACTTAAGAATATTGATGGCCTGACGGTAGTTCTTTTCAACGATGCGGTTGATTTCTTCGTCGATCTCCTGAGCTGTTTTCTCAGAGTAGTCAACGTTTTCACCCATACCAGTAAAAGCAGATTGTCCCGACTTGTGGTAGTTAATCGGTCCCATCTTCTCACTCATCCCCCACTTACAAACCATTGAACGAGCTAGGCCTGTTGCTCTTTCAATGTCGTTAGAGGCACCTGAAGTCATTTGTCCGTAAACGATTTCTTCAGCACAACGCCCACCCATTAAGAAGGCGATGAAGTTTTCTGCGCGGTCGTTTGTTAAAGAAAGAAGGTCTTCGTTTGGAAGAGTCTGAGTCACCCCAAGGGCTCCACCACGTGGCATGATTGATACTTTGTGAATAGGGTCAGTGTGTGGAAGGTTCATACCAACCAGTGTGTGACCTGCTTCATGATAAGCAGTCATTAGTTTTTCTTTATCAGAAATCACAAGAGACTTTCTTTCAGGTCCCATTAGAACTTTATCTTTTGCTTGCTCGAAGTCTTCGTTAGAAAGCTTCTTCTTATTGTTTCTAGCAGCGTTTAGAGCTGCTTCGTTAACAAGGTTAGCAAGGTCAGCACCAGTAAATCCTGGAGTTCCTTTAGCGATTGTTTCTAGATCGATATCGTCTTCAAGTGGAGTCTTCTTAGTGTGAACTTTAAGAATCCCAAGACGGCCGCGAACATCTGGAGCACCAACCATGACTCGTCTATCGAAGCGACCTGGTCTTAAAAGGGCCGGGTCAAGTACGTCGATACGGTTAGTCGCTGCAATAAGGATGACTCCTTCATTTGATTCAAACCCGTCCATCTCAACAAGAAGCTGGTTAAGAGTTTGCTCGCGTTCATCGTGTCCACCACCAAGACCTTGTCCTCTGTGGCGTCCAACTGCATCGATCTCGTCGATGAAGATGATACATGGAGCGTGTTTTTTACCTTGTTCGAATAGATCGCGAACACGAGACGCCCCAACCCCTACGAACATTTCAACGAAGTCCGATCCTGAGATTGAGAAAAATGGAACGTCCGCTTCACCAGCAACAGCTCTTGCAAGAAGAGTCTTACCTGTTCCCGGAGGACCAACAAGGATAACCCCTTTAGGGATCTTTCCACCAAGTGCCGTGTATTTTTTCGGGTCTTTTAGGAAGTCGACAACTTCTTCAAGTTCTTCTTTTGCTTCCTGAACACCTGATACATCAGAGAAAGTGATTTTCTTTTCATGTGGGTTTAACATTCTTGCTCGTGACTTTCCAAAGCTCATCGCTTTGCCGCCACCTGCTTGGATTTGTCTTAGGAAGAAATAGAAAATAACAATCAGAAGAATCATCGGTCCCCAGTTAAGGAGAAGTGATGTGAAAAATGTTTGTTTTTCTTCTTCTTCGTAGCGAGGAACAATATTGTTTTCGCGAAGAATGTTAAAAGTGTTATCTCCCGTGCTCCCAGTTAAAGTGAAGCGAGAGCCATTCTCGTATCCTGGTTTGAATTTACCAAGGATCGTTTTATCACCTTTAAAAGTAACTTCTTCAATATTCTTTTCCTGCACGGCCTGAACGAAAACCGGGTATTCAATGTGCTTAATATCGTTTTTATTAACAGTCGCCAGTTTTGCAACCAGGGCCATCAAAAGGATTACGACAATCCAAAGTGTGAGAGTTTTTTGCTGAGGTTTCATTTAAATTCCTTCTTAGTCGTGTGGTCTATTCAAAATTGAATAGGCCCTATTATTCTATAAACCCAGGACAGAAGAATCAAGTATGAGAGCAGCTTTCGCTAACATTTGTCTATCGCGCGCAGAGAGTAACGGAGTGAAGGTGTAGGAGATTCCATGGTTCTTTAGCCACTCGCAGGTTACTGGAAGCAAAGGATGCATGAATTTGGAGCTCTTTTTGAGTTTTTTTCGGGGGTCAATCGCTAAAAGTGGAAAGCTTAAAGAGGCAGAAAGCTCAGGAATCTGCGCTTTTTTCGAGATATAATCTCTTAATTTTAGGTCAAAATCCTGGTAAAAATCCCTGTGTTTTTCCCCTAAAATGAGCAAATGGGTACGCATCAGGTAAGCGCTCACACCTCCAGAGAGGTTGAGTGGACCTTTAAAAGGAAAGGCGGCCGGGTTTTTCATGATTTCCACATGGGCGCTTAGAAGCTTGTTTACTTCTTGATCAATTTCACCACGTGCGCTTTTTGAAAAGCGATGAATAGCGTCTTTAATTTCATTTTTATAAAGAGAAAGATCTTCTGAAACAAAAAGCGCTCCACCGGAAGCTTCTTGGATCACCGAGAGATCGCACTGTCTACACTTGTGATGAAGATTATTCATCATCGCCAGTTGATTGTGGCGAGAGACATAATGCTTAAGCGCCTGCGGGTATTTTGCATGAATCTGATGAGTGACTGATAAGCGCAGGGCATTTCGCTCGAACTTATCGCTGTGGTTGCTCATGTCTTCAAGCCATGAAAGTTTTTTTGCACGGGCATAGCGCAGGATTTGTTTTTTACTCACACACATAAAAGGACGGACAATCCCTCTATTAAAAAGTGGAATCCCCAATGTGGATTTCACCTGTGACTGCTTAAAAGACTGCATCAGCGTCCATTCAAAAGAGTCGTCGATATGATGAGCGGTATAAACCCAGTATCCCCTTTTAATAAAATCGCTGTAGATTTTTTTTCTTTCGGCCCTCGCCTTTTCTTCAAAATTTTTTTCATCTAACGACAAATTAAAATGAAAAATATTGACCTTGACTTCGAGCTGATCTGCGAGCTTTGTGACGAGCTCCTCTTCTTTTTTATTTTCTAAAGGACGGGTGCCGTGATTGAAATGGATGAGTTCAAAGTCCTGGTTAAAACTTCCCAAAACATCGGCCAGGGCCACTGAATCCACCCCACCAGAGATGGAAATCACGATCTTCTTATCCGGGTGAATAAGCTCGTGTTCGCGGATAAAACCCCTTACGTGTTCTTTAAAATTCAGGCAAAAGAGATGGTGTTTTTTATGGCGTAATTCACTCATACTTAAAATTAATTCTAAACTGTTTGATCTTTTTTTGACAGGATTCTTGACAGATAACTCCCTTAAATTTAGTATGACCGAAAACTTTTTTATGGCTTGGTAGCTCAGTTGGTTAGAGCGATGGATTCATAACCCATAGGTGGGCAGTTCGATTCTGCCCCAAGCCACCAAAAAAAATCTTTAATAAATCCCCCGACTTTTACTTTAGGAAGAATGTTATGATCAGAAATCTAGTTCTTGCGTCAATGGTTCTTGCTTTAACGGCCTGCACGACTCCTTCTCAATCAACGTCACCAAAAGCTGAAGAGACAACTCTTGCTGCTGCACCTGTGGCAAAAAACAGCGAGAAGAAATCAGATAAGCCAGCTCCTTCAATGAAAAACAAAGCAAAAGAGTGCATTTGCACTAAGCTTTGGATGCCAGTTTGTGGGGAAAACAACAAAACTTACGGGAATGCTTGCGAAGCCGACTGTGCTGGTGTGAAGTACACTGAAGGCGCTTGCAAAGATAAGCTCCAAGACGTTTAAAAAATCATTTTCTCCAAACGTTTGGCCGCTAAAAACGCCATCGTAAAACCGTTCTTATAGAGTCCATTGACTCTAAAGAGTTTCTTTTCTTCATCGAGGGCGCCGGCAATTAAAAGGCGCCTAGGTCCCTTGTGGCGAAGACCTGTGGTGATTTTATAATCTTTCATTTCGCCCACATCAAACGTTAAAATTCCTTTCATTTTTAAAAGCAATTTCGAAAGTCCATGGACGTCAGGGGCCTCATAGGCTCCGATGGTTGTTAAACTTCCGATAATTAATTTTTTCTCTAAAGCGTTTCTTCTATAAAGAACGTAATTGCCATCAATTGAGATATAAAAAGATTTCTCTCCCAAATCGATATCTCGCTCTAAAAAACTTCCGGCCTTAATAGTATTTTTATCTTCGATAGACTCCGCTTCAGGTGGAGCGTGAAAGCGTTCAAATATTTTAGCAAAAGCACCGGTTGCAAAAAGAACTTTGCGGGCCAGGACTTCTCTTCCATCGGCCAGTTTGACAGCGAAGTGCTCACCTCTTTTTTCCAGGTCTTTGGCAAAAAAAGGAAAATTTGTTTTAGCGACAGTGATTTGTGAAGAAAGCCATGAAGAAAAAATCTCAGGTGAAATAATATACGAGTTATATTCCGTTCCCTGATGTTCGTCATGAATTCTGGGATTTTTAATCGTGTCTAATTTTTTATAACGGCGTAAAAGTTTTTTCGTGTCGTTTTCGTTTGTAGAAATCACCACGCGTTTAACTTCTTCCACTCCTTCTGGATGATATGTTTTATAAAGATCATCAAAAAGAAAAAAAGCTTCGCGCATATCATTGCCAAGCGGACTCACATCTTCTTCGATTCCATTGAGAGACACAGTGGCACAAGTGCGCAAAGAACACGCAGGTGCAATCTCATTGGAGAAAATATGGGCAATAGAAAAATTCTGACTTTTCCTCTCAGAGAGTGAGAGATTCCACAAAAAACTCTGTGCCGCTACGCCATTACCAATGACTGCTAAGTCAAAAATTGTTTGATTTGATGAATTTCCCATAAATACACAATATGAAAAAGACTATTCATTTGCCAACACTTTTTATTATGATTATCGTTTTATTTCACAACTTTCAGGATCACAGACCACACAGAAACTATTGGAGAATTACGAAATGTCACTAGAACAAAATGCTGTCATCTTTGCCGCTCAGGAAACGCAGATCAATGCAAGAAACGTCCTGGCCGTTTTAAACCTGTTGATCACAGAACAATCAACGGTTCCCTTCGTAGCACGCTATAGAAAAGAAGCTACTGGAGGAATGGATGAAGTACAAATCAGAAACATCCATGAAGCCTACGAGAATTATTTAGAAAGAGAAAAGCGCCGCGAATACATCTTAGACGCCATCAAAAAAATGGAACAGATGACTCCAGAACTGGAAAAGAAAATCAAGGCGGCCGATACTATCAACCAACTTGAAGATTTATATGCTCCCTATAAAGCGAAGAAAAAATCTAAAGGGATGCTGGCCAAAGAAGCTGGACTTGAACCACTGGCAAACATCATTCTTGGAACGCCAAAAACAAAAGAGCAACTTAAAGCTGAGTTTGGCGATCAATTCAATAAGCCTGATCTAAAGATCAAGTCTTTTGAAGACGCTTACTCGGGGGCTTTCGACATCATCATCGAAACAATGGCCCACGATACAGAAGTCAAAGACACTCTTCGTGCAGACTTCTGGAAAGATGCTGTTTTAAAATCGACAAAAAGAGATAAAGCGGAAGAAGAAGACAAAGAGTGGATGAAATACAAAGACTACTTTGAGTTTTCACAAAAGATTTCTGAACTTAAAGAGCCAAAAGCAGGCCACCGTTTCTTAGCAATGAGAAGAGGGATGACATCAAAGACTCTAAAAGTTGATGTTGTTTTCCCTGAAGAAGTGGCGCTTGGACTATTAAAGAAGAAATTCTTTGGCGCTGGAAACCTGGGCTGTCTTTTAGACCTTGAGCTCGCAGCTAAAAAAGCTTACATGAACTACATCTACCCTTCACTTGATTTGGAAGTGAAATCAGAACTAAAAAGAATTTCTGATGAAACGGCCATCAACGTCTTTGGTGTTAACCTTAAAAACCTTCTGCTTCAACCCTACCTTGGGCCAAAGGCCGTCATCGGTGTTGACCCGGGAGTAAGAACAGGTTGTAAGATCGCCATCGTTGATAACACAGGAAAGTTTTTAGCTGATTGTGTAATCTATCCACACGAACCAATGAAAAAAGTTAAAGAATCGGCAACGATCTTAGATGCAATCATTGAACAATTTAAAGTTCACCACATTGCTATCGGTAATGGAACTTATGGACGCGAGACACTTGCCTTCATCCAGGAAAACGTAAAGCTAGTTAAAGAAGGAAAGGTCAACGCGACAATGATTTCTGAAGCTGGTGCTTCTGTTTATTCAGCAAGTGAAATTGCTGCTGAAGAATTTCCGGATAAAGACGTTACAGTAAGAGGGGCCATCTCAATTGCCAGACGTTTTCAAGATCCTCTAGCTGAACTTGTAAAAATTGACCCGAAATCTATCGGTGTTGGCCAATACCAACACGATGTAAACCAAGCTCGTCTAAAAAAATCACTCGAAGGTGTAGTTGAATCGTGTGTAAACTTCGTAGGAGTTGACATCAACACGGCATCAGCTCCCCTCCTTGCCTATGTTTCAGGTATCGGGCCTGGACTTGCTGGAAACGTAGTCAAATACAGAGACAGC contains:
- a CDS encoding dihydropteroate synthase — protein: MNFDQYKSLGVINRTPDSFSDKGRSLNQKHFEEQLTSFLADKSVICDFGFESTAPMNSFVPLDEEVARFRDFLDASRDYNFQGRMVSFDTYKPQSFLMMSEMFGALHDDARFIFNDVSGVLDDKLKSALLSFKGKKFAYIYTFSHIPSRQQVQEHMKFLDESTDIVTATADAFDKAYNWFKEFGMEDQLLFDAGFGFSKTYEQNWALINRYSELEGELLARGLRNPHVIGLSKKSFLKKALNTTDPVVLEELHKKLIQKIQSETKLKLLFRVHDPKIL
- the ftsH gene encoding ATP-dependent zinc metalloprotease FtsH codes for the protein MKPQQKTLTLWIVVILLMALVAKLATVNKNDIKHIEYPVFVQAVQEKNIEEVTFKGDKTILGKFKPGYENGSRFTLTGSTGDNTFNILRENNIVPRYEEEEKQTFFTSLLLNWGPMILLIVIFYFFLRQIQAGGGKAMSFGKSRARMLNPHEKKITFSDVSGVQEAKEELEEVVDFLKDPKKYTALGGKIPKGVILVGPPGTGKTLLARAVAGEADVPFFSISGSDFVEMFVGVGASRVRDLFEQGKKHAPCIIFIDEIDAVGRHRGQGLGGGHDEREQTLNQLLVEMDGFESNEGVILIAATNRIDVLDPALLRPGRFDRRVMVGAPDVRGRLGILKVHTKKTPLEDDIDLETIAKGTPGFTGADLANLVNEAALNAARNNKKKLSNEDFEQAKDKVLMGPERKSLVISDKEKLMTAYHEAGHTLVGMNLPHTDPIHKVSIMPRGGALGVTQTLPNEDLLSLTNDRAENFIAFLMGGRCAEEIVYGQMTSGASNDIERATGLARSMVCKWGMSEKMGPINYHKSGQSAFTGMGENVDYSEKTAQEIDEEINRIVEKNYRQAINILKSNRDGLDRLAHALMAWETIDFQQVKDVVAGIDIGVPLKPEKKSDASSKDEGPKISKGLDPVLA
- the tilS gene encoding tRNA lysidine(34) synthetase TilS — encoded protein: MSELRHKKHHLFCLNFKEHVRGFIREHELIHPDKKIVISISGGVDSVALADVLGSFNQDFELIHFNHGTRPLENKKEEELVTKLADQLEVKVNIFHFNLSLDEKNFEEKARAERKKIYSDFIKRGYWVYTAHHIDDSFEWTLMQSFKQSQVKSTLGIPLFNRGIVRPFMCVSKKQILRYARAKKLSWLEDMSNHSDKFERNALRLSVTHQIHAKYPQALKHYVSRHNQLAMMNNLHHKCRQCDLSVIQEASGGALFVSEDLSLYKNEIKDAIHRFSKSARGEIDQEVNKLLSAHVEIMKNPAAFPFKGPLNLSGGVSAYLMRTHLLILGEKHRDFYQDFDLKLRDYISKKAQIPELSASLSFPLLAIDPRKKLKKSSKFMHPLLPVTCEWLKNHGISYTFTPLLSARDRQMLAKAALILDSSVLGL
- a CDS encoding Kazal-type serine protease inhibitor family protein; its protein translation is MIRNLVLASMVLALTACTTPSQSTSPKAEETTLAAAPVAKNSEKKSDKPAPSMKNKAKECICTKLWMPVCGENNKTYGNACEADCAGVKYTEGACKDKLQDV
- a CDS encoding FAD-binding oxidoreductase, whose translation is MGNSSNQTIFDLAVIGNGVAAQSFLWNLSLSERKSQNFSIAHIFSNEIAPACSLRTCATVSLNGIEEDVSPLGNDMREAFFLFDDLYKTYHPEGVEEVKRVVISTNENDTKKLLRRYKKLDTIKNPRIHDEHQGTEYNSYIISPEIFSSWLSSQITVAKTNFPFFAKDLEKRGEHFAVKLADGREVLARKVLFATGAFAKIFERFHAPPEAESIEDKNTIKAGSFLERDIDLGEKSFYISIDGNYVLYRRNALEKKLIIGSLTTIGAYEAPDVHGLSKLLLKMKGILTFDVGEMKDYKITTGLRHKGPRRLLIAGALDEEKKLFRVNGLYKNGFTMAFLAAKRLEKMIF
- a CDS encoding Tex family protein, coding for MSLEQNAVIFAAQETQINARNVLAVLNLLITEQSTVPFVARYRKEATGGMDEVQIRNIHEAYENYLEREKRREYILDAIKKMEQMTPELEKKIKAADTINQLEDLYAPYKAKKKSKGMLAKEAGLEPLANIILGTPKTKEQLKAEFGDQFNKPDLKIKSFEDAYSGAFDIIIETMAHDTEVKDTLRADFWKDAVLKSTKRDKAEEEDKEWMKYKDYFEFSQKISELKEPKAGHRFLAMRRGMTSKTLKVDVVFPEEVALGLLKKKFFGAGNLGCLLDLELAAKKAYMNYIYPSLDLEVKSELKRISDETAINVFGVNLKNLLLQPYLGPKAVIGVDPGVRTGCKIAIVDNTGKFLADCVIYPHEPMKKVKESATILDAIIEQFKVHHIAIGNGTYGRETLAFIQENVKLVKEGKVNATMISEAGASVYSASEIAAEEFPDKDVTVRGAISIARRFQDPLAELVKIDPKSIGVGQYQHDVNQARLKKSLEGVVESCVNFVGVDINTASAPLLAYVSGIGPGLAGNVVKYRDSHGAFKNRKEILKVTRFSPKVFEQAAGFLRIYNGEEPLDATFIHPERYDLLASWAKKNNVNTKELVGDKELIAKLERDSSLKAELGELTFNDIVKALKAPSQDPRTEFKSFEYRKDVSKITDLKIGEWYPGLVTNITQFGAFVDIGIKENGLLHVSQISDNFVEDAMTALKVGQEVKVQVMDIDYDRGRISLTAKQGAQVNRSAQATPGERPQRSGPSKRDMEKAQAPAPALKNNAFAGLKNLKL